A single region of the Mesorhizobium sp. NZP2077 genome encodes:
- a CDS encoding GlxA family transcriptional regulator: MKAAVCLQGSWTKAMNAHPDINAINASTVAEMPSQGRPIELAILLFPGFSQLALHAFLEPFHIANTVMRLKLFKWRIAGFSTQPVEGSSGISVAVDVTTDELNSRSPSRGPDHLIIVAGEQVGRRLSPQCNNFLRMIARRGVPISALGTASWLLAQTGLLAGTRCTIHWSRLAAFSEVFSQPDIRDTLFVKDGQFSTCAGELASFDLAVDMIANHVGGFTAQQVCRHATVEGQRSGTNRQTGPTGLAFAGVSDKLLMSMRIMDENVECPLSMSEVAKRAGVSRRQLERLFAAHVHMPPVRHYLRVRVEHGKRLIEGTSMAIVDIAMACGFVSPSHFAKCFRLFNGVSPQQCRLTVPAWVGPGLG, translated from the coding sequence ATGAAAGCGGCTGTTTGTTTGCAAGGCAGCTGGACGAAAGCAATGAATGCACATCCGGATATCAATGCGATCAACGCGTCGACCGTCGCGGAGATGCCGTCTCAGGGCCGCCCGATCGAGCTGGCTATCCTTCTCTTTCCGGGGTTCTCGCAGCTGGCACTTCACGCCTTTCTGGAGCCTTTTCACATAGCAAATACCGTAATGCGGTTGAAGTTGTTTAAATGGAGGATCGCCGGTTTCAGCACGCAGCCAGTTGAAGGGTCAAGCGGCATCTCGGTTGCTGTGGATGTAACCACTGATGAACTTAATTCTCGTTCGCCTTCCCGGGGGCCGGACCACCTCATAATTGTCGCCGGTGAGCAGGTAGGGCGGCGGCTGAGCCCACAATGCAATAACTTTTTGCGCATGATCGCACGTCGCGGTGTGCCCATTTCGGCACTGGGAACGGCTTCATGGTTGCTAGCGCAGACGGGTCTTCTGGCCGGAACACGCTGTACAATCCATTGGTCTCGGCTTGCCGCTTTCTCTGAGGTGTTCAGCCAGCCCGACATCCGCGACACCCTGTTCGTAAAGGACGGGCAGTTTTCGACTTGTGCAGGCGAACTAGCCTCTTTCGACCTGGCCGTGGATATGATCGCAAATCATGTCGGGGGGTTTACGGCTCAGCAGGTTTGCCGGCACGCCACGGTCGAAGGACAGCGCTCCGGGACGAACCGACAGACCGGTCCGACAGGGCTCGCCTTTGCCGGTGTCAGCGATAAACTTCTTATGTCGATGCGGATCATGGATGAAAACGTTGAATGCCCGCTGAGCATGAGCGAAGTGGCAAAACGCGCTGGCGTATCGCGGCGACAGTTGGAGCGCCTGTTTGCAGCACACGTCCACATGCCGCCTGTGCGACACTACCTTCGGGTCCGTGTAGAACACGGGAAACGGTTGATCGAAGGTACGAGCATGGCGATTGTCGATATAGCAATGGCTTGCGGGTTTGTCTCTCCTTCCCATTTTGCAAAGTGCTTCAGATTATTTAACGGTGTCTCGCCGCAACAATGCCGCTTAACCGTACCAGCGTGGGTTGGGCCTGGCCTGGGATAA
- a CDS encoding Xaa-Pro peptidase family protein, producing the protein MDNKLITPGPDGLVLSDNWSDLRKFRPMPAIDFKRLDGYRKERLRSAMREADVALCILVSPITIRYTVDYNTFPLFQSHIPVTYLFLPLDGPITLHQAFTLASSADSVRPGRPISFFEGGNELPETAKLFADDVVSFLSEIGTTNRKVAVEYVNPSITQALMDRGLEVVDAVSIVEGARVIKSDDEIACIRWACAVAEHGIAHMEASMGPGVTELQLWGLLNYTNLANQGGWHEGRMLASGPRINPWLQEATQRVIEPGDLVGFDTDMVGPFGYFCDVSRTFYYGKEAPSARQKQLYQFAYDELQTNMKLIRAGLSMKDLQASAWPVPEEFRQQAYPALIHGVGMCDEYPQVKPSFRGPVAYDATLEAGMVICVESYIGAVGERDGVKLEEQLLVTSDGYELLSNYPFEERLLG; encoded by the coding sequence ATGGATAATAAGTTGATTACGCCAGGTCCTGACGGCCTCGTCCTTAGCGATAATTGGAGCGATTTGCGCAAATTTCGCCCCATGCCGGCCATCGACTTTAAACGTCTCGACGGCTATCGGAAGGAGCGGCTCCGGTCAGCTATGCGTGAGGCAGATGTTGCACTTTGCATCCTAGTAAGTCCGATCACTATCCGGTATACGGTCGACTACAACACCTTCCCCCTGTTCCAGTCTCATATTCCTGTCACCTATCTCTTTTTGCCGCTCGATGGCCCAATTACCCTTCATCAGGCATTTACTCTCGCTTCCTCGGCCGACAGCGTCAGACCAGGAAGGCCGATCTCTTTTTTTGAAGGCGGTAATGAGCTGCCGGAAACCGCAAAGCTCTTCGCGGATGATGTTGTCTCATTCCTCAGCGAGATCGGTACCACCAACCGGAAGGTAGCGGTCGAGTACGTCAATCCCAGCATTACGCAGGCTTTGATGGATCGCGGTCTTGAGGTTGTCGATGCGGTTAGCATCGTGGAGGGCGCTCGAGTCATCAAATCTGACGACGAGATCGCTTGTATTCGCTGGGCTTGCGCCGTGGCGGAACACGGCATTGCCCACATGGAGGCAAGCATGGGCCCGGGGGTCACGGAATTGCAACTGTGGGGGCTGCTCAATTATACCAATCTTGCCAATCAGGGAGGCTGGCATGAGGGGCGGATGCTTGCGTCAGGTCCGCGGATTAATCCATGGTTGCAAGAAGCCACTCAGCGTGTGATCGAGCCGGGTGATCTGGTTGGTTTTGATACCGATATGGTTGGGCCATTCGGATATTTCTGCGATGTCTCTCGGACATTCTACTACGGGAAAGAGGCGCCAAGCGCGCGGCAGAAGCAGCTTTACCAGTTCGCTTACGACGAGTTGCAAACGAACATGAAGCTGATACGCGCTGGCCTGAGCATGAAGGATCTTCAAGCTTCAGCTTGGCCGGTCCCAGAGGAATTCCGGCAACAGGCGTACCCCGCATTGATCCACGGCGTTGGCATGTGCGACGAATATCCCCAGGTCAAGCCGTCGTTTCGGGGGCCCGTGGCTTATGACGCGACCCTTGAGGCTGGCATGGTCATCTGTGTTGAGAGCTACATCGGTGCGGTTGGCGAAAGAGATGGTGTCAAGTTGGAAGAGCAGTTGCTCGTAACCTCCGATGGCTATGAACTGCTCTCTAACTATCCGTTTGAAGAGCGACTGTTAGGCTAG
- a CDS encoding trimethylamine methyltransferase family protein: MSARSGGRDARQKLRSEKSVTYMPSLERGLPYMDLLSSDQLLRLHDYSMQILEEIGIEFRDDEAVEMWRAAGASVTGQRIRIDRHHLMELVAQAPEYITIHARNPAKTVTIGGRKTIFTPAYGSPNVLDLEGKRRNSTIADFVNFAKLAYQAPAMHMTGGVLCEPMDIAVPRRHLHMNYSLIKYSDKPFMGAVTSGERAQDTVTMAKIVFGDEFVHNNTVMVSIANCNSPLVWDATMLDSVKVYAASNQAILFTPFVLAGASTPASTIAAVAQLNAEALAGIAFAQLVRPGAPSIYGQWLATVSMKSGAPMAGTPEIDHMNMLVGQLARHYKLPWRCSGSCTSSKLVDAQAGYEAARNMYGVLIAGANFVLSSTGYLEGALTQSYSKFMLDAEQMVMFYKLGQGLVMSEMDETMDAIRQSEPGSHYLGTAHTLKNFEQAFFVPDLMDHDSFEQWSFAGARDANTRGLDAAVRSLKEYQPPPLDEAIDEQLLDFMKRRELDIGEAVL; encoded by the coding sequence ATGTCTGCAAGATCAGGTGGCCGGGACGCCCGACAGAAGCTCCGTTCTGAGAAGTCGGTGACTTATATGCCGTCGCTAGAACGCGGTCTGCCCTATATGGATTTGTTGAGCTCGGACCAACTGCTTAGGCTTCACGACTACTCGATGCAGATCCTAGAGGAGATAGGGATAGAGTTTCGTGACGACGAGGCGGTGGAAATGTGGCGCGCAGCTGGCGCCAGCGTCACTGGTCAGCGCATCAGAATCGACAGACACCATTTGATGGAGCTCGTGGCCCAGGCTCCCGAATACATTACGATTCACGCTCGCAATCCAGCAAAGACAGTCACCATCGGGGGACGTAAGACGATCTTTACGCCGGCGTACGGATCGCCGAACGTGCTTGATCTTGAGGGCAAGCGAAGAAATTCGACGATCGCTGATTTTGTTAATTTTGCGAAGCTCGCTTACCAAGCTCCGGCGATGCACATGACCGGAGGCGTCCTTTGTGAGCCAATGGACATTGCCGTTCCCAGGCGCCACCTGCACATGAATTACAGCCTGATAAAATACTCCGACAAACCGTTCATGGGCGCTGTGACGTCCGGAGAACGGGCGCAAGACACCGTCACCATGGCCAAGATCGTCTTCGGCGATGAATTCGTTCACAACAACACGGTCATGGTCTCGATCGCCAACTGCAATTCGCCGCTGGTCTGGGACGCGACCATGCTGGATTCGGTCAAGGTCTACGCAGCAAGCAATCAGGCCATCCTTTTCACTCCCTTCGTTTTGGCGGGGGCCAGTACCCCTGCAAGTACAATAGCCGCAGTGGCTCAGCTCAACGCAGAAGCGCTGGCGGGAATAGCCTTTGCTCAGCTTGTTAGGCCAGGCGCGCCCTCCATTTATGGGCAGTGGCTGGCAACCGTTTCCATGAAAAGCGGAGCGCCAATGGCCGGCACCCCAGAGATCGACCACATGAACATGCTGGTCGGTCAATTGGCCAGACACTACAAGCTACCCTGGCGGTGTAGTGGGAGCTGCACCAGTTCAAAACTTGTCGACGCGCAAGCTGGCTATGAAGCAGCCCGTAACATGTACGGCGTCCTGATTGCCGGTGCAAACTTCGTGCTGTCATCCACGGGCTACCTGGAAGGGGCCCTGACCCAAAGCTATAGCAAATTCATGCTCGACGCCGAGCAGATGGTCATGTTCTACAAGCTTGGCCAGGGGCTCGTGATGAGTGAGATGGACGAAACGATGGATGCGATCCGCCAGAGCGAGCCTGGTAGCCATTATCTGGGAACTGCGCACACCCTCAAGAACTTCGAACAAGCCTTCTTTGTCCCTGACCTGATGGACCACGATAGCTTCGAGCAATGGAGTTTTGCCGGCGCCCGGGATGCGAACACGCGGGGGTTGGACGCAGCTGTTCGATCCTTGAAGGAATACCAGCCTCCACCTCTCGATGAAGCGATCGACGAGCAGCTTCTTGATTTCATGAAACGTCGAGAACTCGATATCGGTGAGGCTGTCCTCTAG
- the proX gene encoding glycine betaine/L-proline ABC transporter substrate-binding protein ProX — translation MNDQQRIGWHLRRLAAAVTVLGTLVVSTGHALAADLPGTGVTARPLYNGIAEELFEAYVVKLGLEDLGYTVDEPLQTQVPVAHIAVASGDADYYTPHWYPLHVAFAEKAGGDAKAHRVGTLAKNSIQGYSIDKATADKYGIKTIDQLKDPKIAALFDIDGDGKADLYGCEPGWGCERIIEHQLDAYGLRATVTHNQGEYFALIADAIERVKAGKPVLYYGWTPTWVNGILRHGENVSWLTVPFTSLPDEQAGAVTTVPSIGNLGFSVNTHHVFANNDFLKKNPAANKWFEQVEIPIQDIDDENLLVHKGEKSNEDIRRHAEDWKKAHLDQWNSWIATAKLAAK, via the coding sequence ATCTTAGGCGACTAGCCGCGGCTGTGACTGTGTTGGGAACGCTGGTGGTGTCTACTGGACATGCCTTAGCCGCAGACCTTCCCGGCACCGGCGTCACCGCACGGCCCCTGTACAACGGCATTGCCGAAGAGTTATTCGAGGCCTATGTGGTGAAGCTCGGCCTTGAGGACCTTGGATATACCGTCGACGAGCCATTGCAGACCCAGGTTCCTGTCGCCCACATCGCTGTGGCGAGCGGTGACGCAGACTATTATACGCCGCACTGGTATCCCCTGCATGTTGCATTTGCGGAGAAGGCTGGCGGCGACGCCAAGGCTCATCGTGTAGGGACGCTCGCCAAAAACTCAATCCAAGGATATTCGATCGATAAGGCTACGGCCGACAAGTATGGCATCAAGACGATCGATCAGCTGAAAGACCCGAAGATCGCGGCGCTATTCGACATCGATGGCGACGGAAAAGCAGACCTTTACGGCTGTGAGCCCGGTTGGGGGTGTGAACGGATCATCGAACACCAGCTTGATGCATATGGGCTTCGAGCCACTGTCACACATAACCAGGGCGAGTATTTCGCCTTGATAGCAGACGCCATTGAACGGGTTAAGGCCGGCAAACCGGTGCTGTACTACGGCTGGACCCCGACATGGGTCAACGGCATTCTTCGCCACGGCGAAAATGTTTCATGGCTGACCGTTCCTTTTACGTCATTGCCTGACGAACAGGCTGGCGCCGTCACAACCGTTCCCAGCATTGGAAATCTGGGGTTCTCGGTCAACACCCACCATGTGTTCGCTAACAACGATTTCCTCAAGAAGAACCCAGCCGCCAACAAGTGGTTTGAGCAGGTCGAGATCCCGATCCAGGACATCGACGACGAAAATCTTCTTGTCCACAAGGGCGAAAAATCTAACGAGGACATCCGTCGTCATGCCGAGGACTGGAAGAAGGCTCATCTCGATCAATGGAACAGCTGGATAGCGACGGCTAAGCTAGCCGCGAAGTGA
- a CDS encoding SDR family oxidoreductase, with translation MADTKKVVIVTGATSGIGEAVVTAFGAAGASLVLVGRDPERGKRALRALENVGCVATLMLGDVADPSFADRVVASTVGRYGKVDVLVNSAGTIRRGTAVETSDEDWRQTFDANVSGVFYFSRAAVKAMRGTGGGSIVNIASNVGLVGCTNLAAYCASKGAVVLLTKAMALDHAKEQISINAVCPGAVDTPMLVSAHNEPVTADEILQRNIDSIPQGRVATPSEIASLTVFLASKEARHITGVAIPIDGGFTAG, from the coding sequence ATGGCCGATACGAAAAAGGTCGTCATCGTTACCGGTGCAACGTCTGGCATAGGTGAAGCTGTCGTAACAGCATTCGGCGCCGCAGGGGCATCTTTGGTTTTGGTAGGCCGTGATCCGGAGCGTGGTAAAAGGGCCCTGCGGGCATTGGAGAATGTAGGTTGTGTTGCAACCCTGATGCTGGGAGATGTCGCTGATCCGAGCTTCGCGGACCGGGTGGTCGCTTCCACTGTGGGGCGATACGGTAAGGTGGATGTCTTAGTCAACAGCGCGGGCACGATCCGCCGGGGGACGGCGGTGGAGACCTCAGACGAGGATTGGCGGCAGACCTTCGACGCTAACGTCAGCGGTGTATTCTATTTCAGCCGAGCAGCGGTGAAGGCCATGAGGGGCACTGGTGGCGGCAGCATTGTAAACATAGCATCCAACGTTGGATTGGTCGGCTGTACCAACCTCGCGGCCTACTGTGCGTCGAAGGGTGCGGTGGTTTTGCTGACGAAAGCCATGGCTCTGGATCACGCCAAGGAGCAAATCAGCATCAATGCTGTGTGCCCCGGCGCTGTTGATACGCCCATGCTAGTTTCGGCTCATAACGAGCCGGTCACGGCTGATGAGATCCTGCAGCGCAACATCGATTCAATACCACAGGGTCGCGTGGCCACGCCGTCGGAAATCGCAAGCCTTACAGTGTTCCTTGCGAGCAAGGAGGCGAGGCACATCACCGGTGTGGCTATCCCGATAGATGGCGGCTTCACGGCGGGATAG
- a CDS encoding betaine/proline/choline family ABC transporter ATP-binding protein (Members of the family are the ATP-binding subunit of ABC transporters for substrates such as betaine, L-proline or other amino acids, choline, carnitine, etc. The substrate specificity is best determined from the substrate-binding subunit, rather than this subunit, as it interacts with the permease subunit and not with substrate directly.), translating into MTAHAIEFRDVWKVFGTTSKFDLGDIQREFLSKATLLEKHGCVVAVAGVSFKVEAGEIFCVMGLSGSGKSTLVRHVNRLIRPTAGQIIVGGEDINLKSENEIRELRARSIGMVFQNVALLPHRTVRDNVALSLELRKVSTRQRREVAEEKLELVQLAGWGDRYPDELSGGMRQRIGLARALAADPAILLMDEPFSALDPLIRRDLQDQFKELADKLQKTTLFITHDLDEAVRLGHQIGVMKDGQMLQIGSPEDILGSPKHPYVEKFVQGSSRLKLLKAASVMSPLSADAGDGTALADAPRLGPDAGINELVALSNRHGNRPLVVVDEAGAAMGIVTAASLLRGIQERL; encoded by the coding sequence TTGACAGCGCACGCCATTGAATTCAGAGACGTCTGGAAGGTCTTCGGGACGACCTCGAAGTTTGATCTCGGCGACATTCAACGCGAGTTCCTCTCAAAGGCTACTTTGCTTGAGAAGCATGGCTGTGTGGTCGCTGTTGCCGGCGTCTCCTTCAAGGTAGAAGCCGGAGAGATCTTCTGCGTCATGGGGCTTTCCGGCAGCGGAAAGTCGACGTTGGTCCGCCACGTGAACCGCCTAATCAGGCCCACCGCCGGCCAGATCATTGTCGGTGGTGAGGATATCAACCTGAAATCCGAGAATGAAATCCGCGAGCTTCGCGCCCGCTCAATCGGAATGGTCTTCCAAAATGTTGCACTCCTGCCGCACAGGACGGTCCGCGACAATGTCGCATTGAGCCTTGAGCTCCGGAAAGTCAGCACCCGTCAGCGCCGTGAAGTCGCAGAAGAAAAGCTAGAGCTGGTGCAATTGGCTGGCTGGGGTGACCGTTATCCCGACGAACTCTCAGGGGGGATGAGACAGAGGATTGGGCTTGCCAGGGCGCTGGCGGCCGATCCTGCCATCCTTCTGATGGACGAGCCTTTTTCTGCGCTCGATCCTCTCATCCGGCGGGATCTTCAGGACCAGTTCAAAGAGCTCGCCGACAAGTTGCAAAAGACAACGCTCTTCATAACGCACGATCTGGACGAAGCCGTCCGGCTCGGACACCAGATCGGTGTCATGAAAGACGGGCAAATGCTTCAGATCGGCTCGCCTGAAGACATCCTCGGGAGCCCTAAGCATCCGTACGTCGAAAAGTTCGTTCAGGGAAGCAGCCGGTTGAAGCTCTTGAAGGCGGCGTCTGTAATGTCGCCGCTATCCGCTGACGCTGGCGACGGCACGGCTCTCGCCGATGCGCCACGCCTGGGACCTGACGCCGGGATCAATGAACTGGTCGCTTTATCGAATCGCCACGGGAACCGGCCACTGGTGGTCGTGGACGAGGCAGGAGCCGCCATGGGCATTGTGACAGCAGCTTCCCTGCTTCGGGGCATTCAAGAGCGGCTTTAG
- a CDS encoding response regulator: protein MSNGIGRRKALNLRTLKDCSILIALDDFAVAFALRESFVQVGADVIYPVSTIEDTLDIIMSSAPINGAILGVNLQGEATFVAAEHLARRKIPFIFLVGHNTSDIPAKFDSISRLEEPVVPASLVQLMISQLPA from the coding sequence GTGAGCAACGGCATTGGTCGGAGAAAAGCTTTGAACCTTAGGACCCTCAAAGACTGCAGCATCCTGATTGCATTGGACGATTTCGCAGTCGCTTTCGCGCTTAGAGAGTCGTTTGTACAAGTTGGTGCGGACGTCATTTACCCGGTCAGCACGATTGAAGACACACTTGATATCATCATGTCGTCGGCTCCGATCAACGGAGCCATCCTAGGTGTCAATCTACAGGGCGAGGCGACCTTTGTGGCGGCAGAACACTTGGCACGTCGCAAGATCCCTTTCATATTTCTGGTCGGGCATAATACGTCGGACATACCCGCCAAGTTCGATTCTATCAGCCGGCTCGAAGAACCGGTTGTGCCTGCCTCATTGGTCCAATTAATGATCTCTCAGCTGCCCGCATAG
- a CDS encoding hydantoinase/oxoprolinase family protein: protein MTKRASRQMRPVFLGIDTGGTYTDAVLWAETDGSLHGPTRGEVLAKAKALTTRHDLAIGISGAVDAVLQQAGTRPDAIKLVSMSTTLATNALVEGQGGRVALVMIGFSEADLARDGLRTALGTDPVVFCRGGHDVYGNTAGLNLSPLEVSLPELSSSVSGFAVCGYFATRNPAHELAAVKLIRDRTGLPATASHELTSKLGGPRRALTTLLNARLISMIDRLVAATEGFLKKRGIAAPLMVVRGDGALVSAAFARQRPIETILSGPAASLVGACYLTGFDNAVVSDIGGTTTDVAVLENGRPRLDLEGATVGGLRTMVEAVAMHTFGLGGDSEVTLEDGGLSPKILLGPRRLVPLALAGMTHGDAVRSELERQMRSPNPGRLDGRCAVRTGVPDRLAAGLSPGEAKLYEVIGSVAVPLDRLLSSNAQGATLDRLVARGLVQIAGFTPSDAAHVLGKQTNWDPVAARLGAELFARKRDGRGQPIAASPEALSERTLLTLTRLSAEIILETAFSEDGLNGAATVADALVQRAVDGYPGIARLSVALDRPVIGIGASAPLHYAGLAALIGNDCVVPEDTDVANALGAVVGQVRVSAEAHVSQPTEGLFRLAAGGRVRDFPDEASAIAAADADARATVAEYAREAGTDAAEINVATEFRVSTVEGQRMFVEAKLVAVALGRPRIAA, encoded by the coding sequence ATGACAAAGAGAGCTAGCCGACAAATGCGGCCCGTATTCCTTGGGATTGATACCGGCGGTACCTACACCGATGCCGTTCTGTGGGCCGAGACAGATGGTTCGCTGCATGGACCCACCAGGGGCGAGGTGCTGGCCAAGGCCAAGGCACTGACCACGAGGCACGACCTTGCCATCGGCATTTCGGGCGCCGTTGATGCGGTTCTTCAGCAGGCCGGCACTAGACCAGATGCCATCAAGCTGGTCTCAATGTCGACAACCCTCGCTACCAACGCGTTGGTCGAAGGCCAGGGCGGCCGCGTTGCACTTGTCATGATCGGGTTTTCCGAGGCTGACCTTGCACGCGATGGGCTTAGGACCGCGCTCGGCACCGATCCGGTGGTGTTTTGCCGGGGGGGACACGATGTGTACGGCAACACCGCGGGCCTCAACCTCTCCCCTCTCGAGGTAAGTTTGCCAGAGCTGAGTTCCTCTGTATCGGGCTTTGCCGTCTGCGGCTATTTTGCCACGCGCAACCCCGCGCATGAACTCGCAGCAGTAAAACTGATCCGCGACCGTACCGGCCTACCGGCCACAGCCAGTCATGAGTTGACGAGTAAGCTCGGCGGTCCGCGCCGTGCGCTGACGACGCTACTCAATGCGAGGCTGATATCGATGATCGACCGCCTAGTCGCGGCAACGGAAGGGTTCCTCAAAAAGCGCGGGATAGCCGCCCCCCTTATGGTCGTCCGCGGCGACGGCGCCCTCGTCTCGGCGGCTTTTGCCCGCCAGCGGCCTATCGAGACAATCCTGTCCGGTCCTGCGGCCAGCCTGGTGGGTGCCTGCTACTTGACCGGCTTTGACAACGCCGTCGTCTCCGACATAGGCGGCACAACCACGGACGTCGCTGTGCTCGAGAACGGCCGGCCGCGCTTGGACCTGGAGGGTGCGACTGTCGGTGGCTTACGCACCATGGTTGAAGCGGTGGCCATGCACACCTTTGGCCTTGGTGGCGATTCGGAAGTCACGTTGGAGGATGGAGGGTTAAGCCCGAAAATCCTGCTGGGCCCGCGCCGCCTAGTCCCTCTCGCCCTGGCAGGCATGACACATGGAGACGCCGTCAGATCAGAACTCGAGCGCCAGATGCGATCGCCAAATCCAGGCCGCTTGGACGGCCGCTGCGCAGTCCGCACCGGTGTTCCAGATAGGCTTGCTGCCGGACTATCCCCGGGAGAAGCGAAGCTTTACGAGGTTATTGGATCCGTCGCCGTCCCTCTCGACCGGCTGCTTAGCTCCAATGCCCAAGGCGCAACGCTCGATCGCCTGGTGGCAAGAGGGCTCGTGCAAATCGCGGGGTTCACCCCGTCGGACGCCGCCCATGTACTGGGCAAGCAGACGAACTGGGATCCGGTGGCAGCTAGGCTTGGCGCGGAGCTGTTTGCCCGCAAGCGCGATGGACGCGGGCAACCAATTGCCGCATCGCCAGAGGCCTTGTCCGAACGAACATTGCTGACATTGACGCGGCTGTCGGCTGAAATCATCCTTGAAACTGCGTTTTCCGAGGACGGGCTCAACGGCGCGGCCACCGTAGCGGACGCCCTGGTGCAGCGCGCTGTTGACGGATACCCGGGCATCGCTCGGCTCAGCGTCGCGCTGGACCGTCCTGTAATTGGGATCGGCGCCTCGGCTCCCCTGCACTACGCGGGTCTGGCCGCGTTAATTGGCAATGACTGTGTGGTGCCCGAAGATACCGACGTTGCCAACGCGCTCGGTGCCGTTGTCGGCCAGGTCAGGGTGTCGGCCGAAGCTCACGTCAGCCAACCCACGGAAGGACTATTCCGGCTTGCTGCGGGCGGTCGAGTTCGGGATTTCCCGGACGAGGCGTCGGCGATCGCCGCCGCTGATGCGGACGCCCGGGCTACCGTCGCTGAGTACGCGAGGGAGGCCGGCACCGACGCTGCCGAAATCAATGTCGCGACCGAGTTCCGTGTATCCACGGTCGAAGGTCAGCGCATGTTCGTCGAAGCCAAATTAGTAGCGGTCGCTCTCGGCAGGCCCAGAATTGCGGCTTAG
- a CDS encoding 3-oxoacyl-ACP reductase family protein, whose protein sequence is MGNKLSGKVAVVTGGNRGIGRAIAERLAAEEAVVVVGDVSGEPTTSKSSASELIFLQLDVTNQESVRSFVDKVLQRFGKIDILVNNAGIVVHKSIDEQTVEDWDRMMAVNLRGPFLMAKYVAPEMRRTGSGAIVNIGSVEAFMVNPWHTAYAASKAGVHGLTLGLAVDLGPDGIRCNTVCPGWIDTDLNRAYVEMHPDRSLIERELGQLHPVGRIGCPKEVANAVLWLASEESSFVSGEMIAVDGARTRKISLPPILDEEYRAKLSKLTV, encoded by the coding sequence ATGGGTAACAAGCTATCAGGCAAGGTTGCCGTCGTTACCGGCGGTAACAGAGGAATTGGTCGGGCTATTGCCGAAAGGCTCGCCGCGGAAGAAGCGGTGGTTGTTGTTGGTGATGTGTCTGGCGAACCTACAACTTCTAAAAGCAGCGCCTCTGAGTTGATATTTTTGCAACTCGACGTCACAAATCAGGAGTCGGTTCGTTCCTTTGTAGACAAGGTCCTACAAAGGTTTGGCAAGATTGATATTCTGGTCAACAATGCTGGAATTGTGGTCCATAAGTCGATTGACGAACAAACTGTCGAGGATTGGGACCGGATGATGGCGGTTAATCTTCGGGGCCCGTTCTTAATGGCCAAATATGTTGCGCCGGAAATGAGACGGACTGGTTCGGGCGCAATAGTCAACATAGGGTCAGTAGAGGCGTTTATGGTCAATCCTTGGCACACCGCCTACGCGGCGAGCAAAGCCGGAGTGCACGGCCTAACGCTGGGACTGGCAGTCGATCTTGGCCCAGACGGTATACGCTGTAATACAGTATGCCCGGGCTGGATCGATACCGACCTCAATCGAGCGTATGTCGAGATGCATCCAGATCGCAGTTTGATCGAACGTGAACTTGGGCAGCTTCACCCCGTGGGCCGGATCGGTTGCCCCAAAGAGGTCGCTAATGCGGTGCTTTGGCTGGCGAGTGAGGAATCCAGTTTCGTGAGTGGCGAAATGATCGCCGTCGACGGTGCCCGGACCAGGAAGATTTCCCTGCCCCCGATCCTGGACGAAGAGTATCGGGCCAAGCTGTCGAAGCTTACGGTTTAG